Within the Cotesia glomerata isolate CgM1 linkage group LG6, MPM_Cglom_v2.3, whole genome shotgun sequence genome, the region AATATCAACTAAgtaaataatgaattcttAAGAAAGAAAGTCACAATATAAAATCGTTTGGTGTTTACAATAGTAAGACATTCATATAAGAGTATAATTGTAAAgcgtaatttaataattcaagaGTGAGTAATTGTGAATGTAATAGCCGCGTACAATGATAAATATTCGAATAGTAAGcaaaaaatacatagaaaGGTGACACACTGTCCTTGACCTACCTTGACTCGAGGGAATTAACGCAAGTTGGCTTCATTTGTGACGTTAACACCGATCCGGTTTAGAATacttgattttataaaatatataatgtaatttaatttaaaaaaaaaaaaaaaaaaaacttatttaatttattataaattattaatggtATGTTTTAGGCAAAATCACAGTGAAATAGAGAAACGAAGACGCGATAAAATGAATACTTACATCACTGAATTATCAGCGATGATACCGATGTGCCATGCAATGTCTAGAAAATTAGATAAGCTCACTGTATTACGTATGGCAGTGCAACATATTAAGACAATATTAGGCGCAGTTACAACTTACACTGAGGGTCATTACAAGCCGGCGTTTCTCAGCGAACAAGAGTTGAAAACTTTGATCCTTCAGGTAAACTTTTATccctaaaatattttatattttaaagtgaattgaaatatttagGAAATAGGAAGTATATATCAAGAAAACTCAAGTAGTATAGTAGGTAGGGTACTTTGTAGTCAGCGAGGACCCTTATAAGAGGTACTTCAAGTTATTCCTCCTGTAGTTTATATATTGGTGGCTGCGGAGGTTTATTATATGCATCGATAAGACTTCATCGCGACAGAGACTTGAAACTTAACGATTACATAACACGTTACATTTGACCTGTCGCAACAATTATGCTCTCTTACTTCTATTCTGTACTCACAGCTATCAACTATTATTTCCCAATATATCAACAATATTTCTACGGACAATgctcaattaattataaattataacatgACAAAACTTTAACTTGAGCATTAAACTGTCAATATTATAAACTAAAACAAAttgtttagttatttttaaaaaatttcaagcctTGAGGTGAGTTTTTACGGTTGTACGGCTTTTAAATATCTCTTATAATCGGTTCACACCTGAAAAATAAgcatagttaaaaataaaatatgtaaatggatttaattaaatcctaAACTGTGTTATAAAAGCggtaaaatagttatttattacCAGTCAGTATATATGactatgtatttatatatttttataaccctTTCTCGGTTGTTTTGCCTATTGACTATGACTCTTTATCCCCTTTCTCTTAAAACGATTACCTTAGTGTTACGTACAGCAAATAGCAGTACGCGTGGGTCTTTAATAAAAGTATCAGCCAGTCTTGAGTCTCGTGAATGCAACAGCAGACTTAATATAAAACTTATGCACACGATTTCAGCTTTTTTCCTCACTGAACTCTGAGGTCAATTCACTCGAGTGTAACTCGGCGTTAAAGACACCTAAGTGCGCTTAagagtttattttaaagtaaCAATCCACAGTCATTAGTTAGTCATTACTCATCAttggattaattattaaatcaattgtttAACCAACCATACGGAAAAAATTAGCAGTCActggattattttttagttttttttttttttttttaacagataaatttgttctgaaaattatttttaaaaaaatgcatttttaatttttttttatccataatttatttgttaaaaaaatttttaaatatctgctaaattaattttcatacttatAGAAAAGtgttaatttcttctttgattTGATTTAATGAACTGCAGTCAATGAATTGTCTCTCAAACAAACGCACAGTTATCTATTTAAATCTTTAATGCTTTCACGTTTATCGCATTCTCCTTTGGCTGCATATATGTTTTAagctatatgtatatataactAAAACCTTTGTATTATATCACGTATTATATGTACGAACATAGGTCTCAGGATATTGGTTTCACTAACCACACCCAGACATACCAGATTTAAATCCTTGATTTAAAATACCAACACCGAGTACTCTACTGTGatctaaaaacaatttttatatttttaatcgtATAGCACAGTACATTGTACAATTCGATTACGAAATATCAGGAAGAAATAGAATTTGTTGTTTAAATATAtcttatgttttttaatatttcacttttttatcTTTCGATATAAGTATATTCGAGTACAGATTGCGAGATATAAATAATATGCCGTACTAGATTCTAGTGATAACAAATTATGTCTATTAATGTatgtttttaatgaaaaatttaattgcgcTTAGTGAACCGTGACAAAATAAAAGAgcttgttaatttataattcatactttatcgtaagaatttttttctctgatCGTCTGAAGACAGTATATACATAAcgcaatataatatttattagctTTTGATCTTAAATTATCAGCGATGAACTACTTGTTTATGGACTTGTTCACTTCCTTCAATGACGTATGTCTCCAATTTTCATCTGggagttaaaatctaaaaataaaaatttttaagttattaaatcAGTCTAATTTTGTAgataataaatacattatGTAGTTTTTCTTACAATTCTTACGGTAAATACTGcaaattaatagttttattatttataatatatagcAGTAAAAcgacatttattaattgattattgattaaattacttgtttatttattgttttaatttttttaatcttaaaataattaccgagtatgcaaattttacaatataagCCTGAGGTTCTTGTGataatatgaataaattttataaatatctaatCTAACTTTATTCAATGAACAtgagtaataattttatttatttatttatgatatattatattgaacagttgtttgaaaaattagttatcAGATGAACTAATTGATCTATTAACTTGATTATTAAAACGTAAAAAtgagtgtaaatatttttacataagtttgattatttttacgGGGAAGACAGtactttattttgaaaaaaatgagcaatgttttaataagaaatattatttcttattacaGGCTGCTGATGGTTTTCTCTTTGTCGTCGGTTGTGATCGtgggaaaattttatatgtatcAGAATCTGTTTCTGAAATACTCAATTATTCTCAagtatttacttattttatataataactgaaacaaataataaacacAAATTACCAATATTGatgaatgtaaatttttaggaGGATTTACTGGGTCAAAGTTGGTTTGATATATTGCATCCAAAAGACGTAGCGAAAGTTAAAGAGCAATTATCTTCATCAGACTTAAGCCCGCGGGAAAGATTAATAGACGCGCGAAGTAAGTATctcataataatattaatccttatatttatgtattattcaATTCTTCTCATTGGTAATTATTAACGTATAAATAATACTTcaagttaaatattataaattgagTGAGTAATCGTGACTTGGATTGCGTAAATGTCAGCTGAAAGTTTTGCGCATTTGGTATTTATCAACAAATTCCACAAAAGTTAACGCGTGTAATTaatattccttttttttttttttttaactaaattaatttattactgttgAATGCCGTACTGaagaaatattcaaataatgCAAAAATGTAACTTgttacttaaatatttaatatatttatgttaAGCGATGCTTCCGGTGAAGACTGACGTACCGCATGATGTTTCAAGGCTGTGTCCCGGAGCAAGGAGATCATTTTTTTGTCGAATGAAGCGaaagttaattgaaaaatcttCCGGATGTAATGAGTCTCagattaaagaagaaatggaCCCTGCGATTGGTTGTCATCGCAGAAAAAAACAGCAAAGTACTGgtaagttattaaattaacaaattgagaagctgattttcaaaagggtatcttttcgttattttaaaagagcaatttttttaactttcaaatattaattacttcgagaattataaagatttctaaatgaaaatcgaattgTAGCTTCATAACCGATAgcactttatagctaaattaaaaaagttcaataaaaatatttataattgaagataaccagttttttgtctcgatcaatcaaaaatgaaaagataccTTTGTGAAACTcaactcaattatttaaaatttaaatagaaatgaaaataaattaaactattctattatttattttaagactGGAAATACTGTGTTATCCAGTGTACCGGTTATTTAAAGTCCTGGGGGCCGGCAAAACTCTGTGTGGAAGAGCAAGAAGGCGAAAGTGATGGTGAAGCAGGAAATTTATCTTGTCTAGTAGCTATTGGAAGAGTTCAACCAAGCTTACCAGCTCTCACTTCTAATTCATCGCGTACGCCGCGATTAAGGACCATTGAATTTGTTTCGCGGCATGCTACGGACGGAAAATTTCTTTTCGTCGACCAAAGGTTtgcttttacttttaaattgttactttgttttaaataaataaataaataattaaaagttagctttattatttttttgataattgtattttaattttaaaagttttgttatgatgaaagaaaaattctttagagCAAAAACTTTTCATTCAGGGCGACGATTGTGTTGGGTTTCTTGCCACAAGAACTTTTAGGAACAAGTATGTACGAATATTACCATCATGACGACATTCATCACCTTGCAGAGTCTCACAAAGCGGCACTTAAATCTTCCGAACGGGTTACGACACAGGTAATTACTTTTCTAAAACGGttattagttataattaatttttaaagttgctaataatttattttctttaaaggTTTATCGATTTAAAGCTAAAGGTGCTAGTATTGTAAGACTACAGTCCGAGTGGAGATCTTTTGAAAACCCATGGACCAAAGATGTTGAATATcttattgcaaaaaattcaGCTGTTtggtaagtatttattttttaagtttgcttgtttttttttctattaaataatatgttttatttttattttgtttagtaTCGATAGTCAAGAAAATAGTAGGTATGAGACGAGCTCAAATGTACAAGAGAATTATGACTTTTATACTCAAAGTAGGtacaaagaagaaaaaaaaaattttttaaaaagtataaaaataataatttacaattatttttaggtAACGCTAGTCTAGGACGACTAATCTCTAGTCAAGTAGAggtaatcatttttattatttattttataatctatattattaagagaattaggaaaattttttgatcagtGTACTTATGATAAATTaggtttttatagttaaatttggtatctatagattcataattaagaaatgaccttgtatcttgtgaactattgacatttttaaagatataagcccatcccgatgttacacttatcaagagctttcatttgagtacccacatgcatttttgatatatttttcatataaacatatataaatatataaaatatatgaaaaattgatgtgggtattcaaatgaaagctcttgatgagtgtaacatcggaatgagcttatatatcttaaaaaatgtcaataattaagaaatgacattttatctcgtgaactattgacatttttaaagatataagctcaccccgatgttacactcatcaagacttttcatttgagtacccacatcaatttttcatatattttatatatttatatatatatatatatatatatatattatatatatgtatatatgaaaaatatatcaaaaacgcatgtgggtactcaaataaaagctcttgatgagtataacatcgggatgagcttatatctttaaaaacttcaatagttaaaaaagtaaagtgcaatttaacaaaagtcattatttaaaaaagccaaattttatttattttattatataaaaaattttttaaagatctcAACGGCAGCATCTTCTGAAAGAGATCGTGATTCAACTCAATCCAGCATTGGCAATGAAGCGAATGACTTAACGCCGTTTAACAATGTCTTGCCAaatgtttcattaaatatgACTCATGATCAAGGTAATTGCCATTTATTATTCTGTCAATTAATGGcaactattttataaactaaagTACAATATGTTTTAGGAACGtcgagtgaaaaaaatatgttagaAATGATGGGAGATACGACTATAAGTGAAACTCCGAATCCTTTGACCACTGACGGAAGCGACGAAGCAGCCATGGCTGTAATAATGAGCCTCTTGGAAGCAGATGCTGGTCTAGGAGGCCCTGTAGACTTTTCGGGACTTCCTTGGCCGCTTCCTTAActtacaaatttaataaactccATTTATcataacataattaataactttaaaatgtCGTGATACTTCTCATGCACTCCTTTGAGTCTGGATTAAATAGACTCGTCtagtacaaataaaaaaaaaaaaatattcatcatCGGTTTATGTTAAGTGAtctgtaaatattatattaatgagtaatgagatattttataattgattattttggtgtttagttttattgaaatcatcgtgtaattaattattttttgccaaagtaatatattaattatttattaatatattagaTAGTAATTGTTGTTTGTATATGTatagttattttataatttttatcgtttACTTATGATTATATGGTGGAAAGGCttatacataaatatgtataaaaatacGTATGTATTAAAGTTCTTTTActgacttatttaaataaaattttttttgtaattttgtttgtatttaagtagcgttttctttttttattcataaaaaaaaattacagacaTTGTgtgattttttacatttatttattttaaaattaaacctaaaaaaatatccctgttaacattttaaaacataaattaactaggataaattatttaattaataaatttttattaagatttaaaaaataaatttattttttccattttaaaataatttcatagcTTAATCACACttacattaattatcaatagtGTTCTTACAACACTgtatatacttataataaaagacaaaaaatataattatttacataaatatatattcagTGAGCTGTTAATTTGGCtatcttaataattaatcttatttaaaaacatgacaaatattaaaaaatttatcttattcagtaaatactaatttatgtatttttttcttagcagCAGGGCCTTCAGCATCCGAACCTGCTTCGAATTTAACATCACTCAAATTAATAGTATCATCTCTATTTTTTCTCTTGCCagattttttatcttcttgtTTAATAATGACTTCTTGCTTTatcgttatttttttactaacatTAGATTTATCCGTGTCTTTATGTTTcgatttagattttttattagaaccTTCAGCGTCGGAAGCTGGttcttctttaattttcaagtttacatcaaagtttgattttttacttttactttttttacccTCACTTTCTTTTTGGGGTACTTGGGGTTCGATAAACTctttagatttagattttttagttctaactTCACCGGAGTTTCCTAGTCCCTGTAACCTTGAAGAATCTTCAACAACTGAATCGAGTTCCGATTCATTAATCGTAGAACTACCAGAAGGATCAGCaactttagatttttttcctttgtgctcttctttaattttaatgacactCATTTGCAACTCACTTGAGTTAAAAGTACTGTCATCTAATTCAGTAAATGAATCCAACTGAGAGTCATTAATCGTAGAATTACTAAGAGGATTCGCAATACCTTCGAGTaacttctttttcttcttctttttcgaTTCCTGCTTAACTATATTCGTGTCTACCtcagtattatttaaaagagTTGACTCCGACTCAATCACAGAGTTAGATTCACAcgttttcttcttcttcttctttttcttttcttctttaattctGCTAGTGTTTATCACCACAGATTCATTCACTGAATTAATCTCTTGACCTGTCTGATTCAAAAGAATTGATTCTGACTCAATTACAGAATTAATTTCAGgtactttcttctttttcttttcctTTTCCTCTTTTATCGTGCTAGTGTCTATCATCACAGAATCATTTACTAAATTCGACTCTTCAAAAGTTTGATTAGAAGAACCTAAATCTTTATCCTTGGACTTTTTAGACTTGTTCGATTTCTTAATCTCTCCATTCACAAGCTCATTGTTTTTCTCAACTTTTACAGATGACAACACAATCGGTTGATCTGGTAAATCATCATCACTGTCTGAAAATCCACCAagtatcatagaatttttcgATGCACTTGTTAAAACTTTATCTATTGCCAGCATCATACAATTCTTCTCTACTTTTTCTGAACTTTTTTCTtcctcaacaatttttttagatttcttcaattttttaggTTCCTCATTATTATTCTCTAACTCTTGAGATCTAGAATTTTTTGCTGGTGATGCTAGTGAACCATTAATTGCAGTCGGTTCAGTATTTTGAACTGTTTCCACAgtcttagattttttaattttttgttcttcaTTAACTCTGACACTTGAAGGCATCGCTTGGTcacttgataaaatattaactccAGTATAAACTTCAGAAGTATTCTCTTTAGGCTTCTTAGcctttttaacttttttagcTACAGAATCAGTTTCCTCAGATGATTGTAACTCATGTGATTGAACAACATCCTTAGTCTttgatttcttaatttttaattcaggGATAACAGGGCTTACAGATGGCTCTTGAACCCGAGAAAATCCTGGTGAGTCCAATTGCGATTCTATAATAGTAGAATTTCCTAGAGGCTTAGGTTTTTTAATCTCCTtagattttgatattttatcttttttagcTGTATCAAAATTTGGaagctcttcaaaattatcttCCAAAAATTCATAATCGGTATGTTTTTCCAATTCTTCTTCTTTATAATTCTCAGAACATATTTTGATAACTGCTTGATCGATAGATTCCGCATAATATTCCCTCAACTTTTCTAACTTGTCAATATCCTCGAGAGTTAAAACAACAGGTTCTTTTATTTTCGTGGTTCTTTTTTGAACCTTTTTCTCAACAACATTTTCACTCTCTACCTTCTCTTGGGATTCTTTCTCGACCTTTTTTCTAGGTCTTTTAACAACCGGTTTTTTGACTTTCGCCTCAGGAATTTTCGGTTCAAAATCATCATTAGGAGTGAGTAATTTTTCACGAACAAACTGACTGTGATCACGCGGAAAATCATCTTCGTCTCCCTCTTGACTACCAACCTTACTAGACTGTGATTGATTTTCCATATTCTTGATAGCACCCTCTGCCATTTTTCTCTGgctttttttcttacaatcATCCTTAAGTTTctttttgggagatttatcaaTAGATTCTTTCATCTCAGGAACTTCTGCTTCGTTATCACTCGCAGGAACTGATTCTTTAGGTGCAAAATATTGGCTGTGATCATGTGGCatgtcatcatcatcatcatcatcaccatcacTATCATTTTTCTCTTCTTGACTATAAGTTTCACGAGACTGCGATTGTACCTGGAATAGATCTTCTTGACTTCTGGTACCAATTTCTGCcttatttttcttacttttcTTTTCATCCTTGTTTTCACGTTTCTTTTGAGGAGATTTATCAACAGATTCTTTCACAGGAGTTTCTGGCTCGTCATCACTACTAGGAATTGATTCTTTATGTCCAAAATATTGGCTGTGATCACGGGGcatatcatcatcatcatcatcatcatcattttcTTCTTGACTTCCAGTTTCACGAGACTGAGATTGATTTTCTTGACTGTTAGTAACATTCTGTgtctttttattacttttcttTCCATCTTTACTCTCAAATTTCTTTTcagaaaattcattaatagaTTCTTCCACGTTAGGAGCTTTTTGTTCGTCATCACTGCTAGGAATTGGTGATTCTTTATCTCTAAAATATTGGCTGTGGTCATGTGGTacatcatcatcttcatcatcCTTTTCCTCTTTTTCTTGACTAATTATTTTGCTAGATTGCGATGATTGATCTTCGTCACTCTCAGAAATATCATGACTCGCTTTCTTTTTCTTAGTTTTCttttcaacattattttcCAGCTTAATACTATTCCTACTAGGCAACACTTGGTCATAAATGATCCTTGGCTTATCACTGCCAGTTACCGAATGACTAGGACTTGCTAACAACTCCTCTTGCATATTTCTTTGTTCTTCTTCCTCTTTAACTTGATCATCGACTTTTAATCGTTTGACTTTCGTCTGAGTCTCTTTCTTAGGACTCACACCATCATTATCATGATcgtgttttctttttttagccACCTTAATTGGTGACGCAGCAGATAAGTGTTCATTTTTTACTTGTAAAGTTTTATCAGGacttttaatcttttttttcttggcTTTACGCGTATGTTCCTCATCACTACCTTCTCCAGCAAGGAAACCATTGATGATTTTAGATTTAGAAGGTTTAGTTTCATTCTCAGACTCTTGGTATCCGCTATCACGTTCATTTCCTCCTTCTTCATTGATTTCTTCCTCAGCAAAATCCATTTGTTCATCATTTTCGGTAGTTTCACTACAaaccaaataaattatttattatcttaaatattaattattaatgtaataataaataaaatttaatattaaaataagataaattattcatcttatcttattatttatttatttattatcttaaataaataattttgtgctaaaatttgatagaaacttattgacagaaaaaaataaaaataatttagtcaCCTTGACAGCAGCTCGCCTCGAATAAATGGAACTTTGGCTTTTAAATCGACCTGGGTGACACGAAATGTTGCTTTGTCACCGACGAAAACATTATGTCCAAGCCAATACTCGTCATCTGATCGTTTTGTGATGGAAACGTTGAAAGTTTTGTGCATCAACACACCAATATAATTTGTTTCTTTCTTGTTAACAATACCTGCCGATAAAtca harbors:
- the LOC123266502 gene encoding uncharacterized protein DDB_G0283697-like isoform X1, with the translated sequence MRPKVNTWINWSAKELDDLVNQKNSCVFKETIKKHIPMYSVHLSDVRKSFKDILNSSINTFDSSFDGLLISYQNPTILCPLTQMFYDIQFVHVDLQADFYIFRPTVDSILTGIVNKKETNYIGVLMHKTFNVSITKRSDDEYWLGHNVFVGDKATFRVTQVDLKAKVPFIRGELLSSETTENDEQMDFAEEEINEEGGNERDSGYQESENETKPSKSKIINGFLAGEGSDEEHTRKAKKKKIKSPDKTLQVKNEHLSAASPIKVAKKRKHDHDNDGVSPKKETQTKVKRLKVDDQVKEEEEQRNMQEELLASPSHSVTGSDKPRIIYDQVLPSRNSIKLENNVEKKTKKKKASHDISESDEDQSSQSSKIISQEKEEKDDEDDDVPHDHSQYFRDKESPIPSSDDEQKAPNVEESINEFSEKKFESKDGKKSNKKTQNVTNSQENQSQSRETGSQEENDDDDDDDDMPRDHSQYFGHKESIPSSDDEPETPVKESVDKSPQKKRENKDEKKSKKNKAEIGTRSQEDLFQVQSQSRETYSQEEKNDSDGDDDDDDDMPHDHSQYFAPKESVPASDNEAEVPEMKESIDKSPKKKLKDDCKKKSQRKMAEGAIKNMENQSQSSKVGSQEGDEDDFPRDHSQFVREKLLTPNDDFEPKIPEAKVKKPVVKRPRKKVEKESQEKVESENVVEKKVQKRTTKIKEPVVLTLEDIDKLEKLREYYAESIDQAVIKICSENYKEEELEKHTDYEFLEDNFEELPNFDTAKKDKISKSKEIKKPKPLGNSTIIESQLDSPGFSRVQEPSVSPVIPELKIKKSKTKDVVQSHELQSSEETDSVAKKVKKAKKPKENTSEVYTGVNILSSDQAMPSSVRVNEEQKIKKSKTVETVQNTEPTAINGSLASPAKNSRSQELENNNEEPKKLKKSKKIVEEEKSSEKVEKNCMMLAIDKVLTSASKNSMILGGFSDSDDDLPDQPIVLSSVKVEKNNELVNGEIKKSNKSKKSKDKDLGSSNQTFEESNLVNDSVMIDTSTIKEEKEKKKKKVPEINSVIESESILLNQTGQEINSVNESVVINTSRIKEEKKKKKKKKTCESNSVIESESTLLNNTEVDTNIVKQESKKKKKKKLLEGIANPLSNSTINDSQLDSFTELDDSTFNSSELQMSVIKIKEEHKGKKSKVADPSGSSTINESELDSVVEDSSRLQGLGNSGEVRTKKSKSKEFIEPQVPQKESEGKKSKSKKSNFDVNLKIKEEPASDAEGSNKKSKSKHKDTDKSNVSKKITIKQEVIIKQEDKKSGKRKNRDDTINLSDVKFEAGSDAEGPAAKKKIHKLVFTE